In Festucalex cinctus isolate MCC-2025b chromosome 1, RoL_Fcin_1.0, whole genome shotgun sequence, the sequence ATGTTATGTGAACCAAGTTGTTGCTTGATGATATACAATAGAtataagtttaaaaaatgaaacgctatagtcattttaatttagttattgtttttttttccctatgggTGGTGTGGCTTGAGATTTTGTCCACGAAAAACGTGTGCTGCCGTGGCTCAAAAAAacgttgagaaacactggtatAGGCAATGGATGGAAGAGCtgctattgtaaagaacattctgccatcttgtggttcTTCTTTGAACTACAGTCTTTACAACACCTGAATATGTGTTGCGGCTCTCCCAAAGGCAAAGCGTAGATATCAAAATATTGCATACGTTCATGTTGATTTAAAACGGCATACAAGATGCTGACcagaaaataattattaatgttGGTTATTCATGGGATTTGATCAAAAAACAGCAACTAATaaaatgccaaaaaataaagaaatactaCGTAAGCCTCACCTTTGCGCAGTGTCTGTTTATCTTTGAAGGTTAAGGGCATGATGAGAAACTGAACTTGGGCCACCCGCTCCCACTGCTTCAACACACGTACTGTCCAAATGCCAGGCCGCAGGGGGCGCTGCAGCGGTGGCTTGTACTGGGTGTATTCTGCATCCACATCCACCGTGATGTCATAAGAAGACGCCACCACCTGGGCGGGGTCAATCCACACCACAGTGGCTGTCAGGTTGGGCCCGCGAGCCCATTTTTGAACTGCCAGCGGCTCGTCCATAGGACCTATGATGCTGCCAAAATTACGAAATATTCTTTCTTTTGGATCCCATTCTGTGCCGATCTGTTAAGGAAAAGGATCAAGGGTTATATGATCAATACATATTTCGCTGTTTATATTCAGCAAAGCTCTCtcagaattctttttttttttctttctacaaTGTTGAAGACATTCGACAAGTATCCCCTCAGAGTGTGCTCACCTCAATATTTTTGAGCCTTTCAAACACCTTAAGATTCTTCTCAAGCACCAATGGCGTGTGGGGCACAACCCACGTCTCTATTGACTCCTTGACCTTTGACCCCACAGCCTGAACCTCCTGACGTATCAAGTACCCTTGAAAGCGGTCATCATAGAAGTACAAGTGCACTGACTGAGGGTAGCCAATTGGTTCAAACCTGTCtcgatgtgggggaaaaaaaaactgcgtaAATCAGAcggcaaactaaaaaaataaatcaggtaGAAAATATCAATTTGAATCACTGTTATTCATAAAGCTTCCAGACCTGCAGGCCTCAATTCTGCCCTCAGATGCTGCAAGACTTTTCAGGCCCAGGCGAAACAAAGAAGCGTGAGCAGTGAGCGCCACGTCACTGAGCGAGCCCACACCATCCATCCGCTCAAACTGGTTCTCCCAGTACGCCTTAATGGCAACAGTTCCCGGTGCATACTGGCCATACAGGTGGGTGTCCAGGATGTCAATGGCTTCCTGGTTCACTGACGACTCAAATTTGCGTGCGAAGAAAGTCGGTCGGGACAATTGCTGTGGTTAAACAAAAGGAGCGCAATTAGTGGTAACTAATCATCTTGTGCTGTCTGACTCGCTCACCTGGATGCGAATGAGGTCTTGGGGTTTGAAGTCATTTGGAGAGCAGCCACACCAATCCACGATGTGCTTGTACTGGCATTTGCAGCCCAGTTTACGATTCCAGTTGGTCACACGAAGGTTGTTGTCCACCAGGCTGTCGCACATGTGACTGTTTCCGAGCACGGTGTGGAAGAACGACTGCGAACAATACGACAGACCTGTGATTTGTGTGTTACTTTGAGAACATCTTTGCAAAATAGCTGGGTTTGAATAGGCTTGGTACTTGGCGTATGATAAGATTTCACAGTAAATTTACTGATAGATCAAATTCAACAACCACATGGATAAACAGCTTCATACCAAGGTCAATGCACAGCAGTGTCACATTACCTatcttaagacaaaaaaaaaataaaataaaaaaaaataggaaatctttgaatccttgaaacATCAACTGCaaatataacttgaaaggataatgacaaaataaaacattaaggaattgaaataagaatagaataaattaatataatcataactgaaaaaaagcaaaaaacaaataatgactaCTCATGTGCGTTTTGgtctcttgggggcagtgtggtgccgtgcatccatggcatacacacaaaataagtacagaagaaagttgctattgaattttattaaaataactcatttttTCAAACATAGGGAAGAATGTGTGTCTGTGTAGTGTTATCTCACCtatgggtatgtgttcccacagcatttgtgtgtggatattcgttacttgaaggaaaaacactccgagtcgatgctaacttcctgttagcatttgaatgggaacCTCCCTTCGCTATTAGCAATAGCGCTAggttagcgatgttttaaaaacaaagcacgttttgtatttaaatatacattggatgtaattcttaacattgtgtgtttagttttacagttaacttcaactgaggtgtcattaaacatcttaaaaggacgcttagggacaacagaataatatatattacacactttctagttgctaatgctacgcaagcaaaatggtgcattcagggtactttcacagcattgcaaacttcagttttctttgataacattttaaaatatcagcCATTTGAGcgaattggccgattgttttggccgatgtgtgaaggccaataatcggccgattataatcggtcgggccctaatcgGGCCTACTCACCTCAGCGGGGAGCAGAGTATAGGAATAGAACTGCTTGAGTCCCGACACCAGCTCGTCCTGGGAATTGATGACATACTCCACAAAGCGGCGGGTGAGTGCGAACCAATCGGAGCCACCCGACACTTCCAGGCCATCTGGGATGCTGCGCTCTCCCAGGCGCCACATGTGGTTGTCACACTCGTGAAACAGACGATCAAGGCCCTGCTTCTTAATAAACCTTCAACACAAAACAAGTGCCACTGATTGATTGAGGAAGCAATTGTCCTAGTACATTTTTGCTGTCCATTGATTAGTGCCATCATGTATTCTAAACTCTTTCAGAAAGcactttatattttaaagtggaaccaaccaaaaaaataaaataaataaataataataataatcttcacaatatgttctatggagCCCTGCTAGTCTAAgcacaacattctgattaatattgtgtttgtggacagTTAATAAGcacaatccacccatttttatctatctcaaagggcggccattttgtcacctgCTGTTgatatcacagttactcagggctcagcccaggtaacgaccaatcaccgctccggttttctgaagctgagccgtgagtGGTCGTTACGgaggagcaactgtgatgtcactttcagtccacagcaagtgacaaaatggccaccaggggattttgctgtttaactcatattctacaaacgtaacattaatcagaatgctgttggatctcttatactctgctgccacctgctgaccattttttgtaataactaccattgctttaagaaatatcttcaggtcagaggctgcatcaaagccttctgtatgttctagcattaaaaaaaaaacttttaaatacgtttttgggaccatgggaatatttaaaatagaatgtttgTATGCGTTTTTGgatgcaaatgagttaaattgatGTCTTGATGTTTTATAGACTGAACACAAAGCCTCACCGGGCGTTCTCTCTGCCATGGGACTTGAGGAAGTTCTTGTCTCTGTGCTGTGATAAAAAGGCCACCAGCTCATCATTAGTCCTGTAGCACAACAAAAAGAACAAGAGCATTCAGTGAAGAACCAAAATAATacatctttggaatgtggtgTGTTGGTGATTGTACATTCATGAAAGGAACAGCTTTTTCATGGAAACTATATATCAGAGATTGACTAAATTAACTGTCAGCCCTAAGGGTGACTTCTCCCAAAAATCTGTTACATTTTGTATTCCAAATGAGGAGTTGAATCACAATCACTGCGTAGCACTCAAAATTCACAAATGAGGAAGATACACAAGGAAAATTAGAAGATGAAACAAACCACAAAGCTTTACAGAGACTTGCTATTTTGCAGGTTATTGTAGGGGTTATAACATatttgcattgcattgtttttgttttttatataaactTGGCTGACCAACGAACCTGGTGGGAAAGTCCGTGCCGCTGAGATTGATGAAAAAATCCCACTTCCAGTCCAGCATGGACAGGAGGTCCTGCATGCTGCGCAGGTACGCCTTCAGCAGGCTGGCACCACCCCAGATGGTCACCATTCTCCAGGGCGTCGCACGTATATTGGGGTACTGCTGGGCTATTTGGAGGACCTCCCGATGCATGTAGCCTGACCGCTGGAAGGTGTTCCGATCATGAGGTCAAAAGTGCAAATGAGGACATGTTTTGaggacaaacacacaaaagctGGTTCATGTTAACACATATTACCACGGCAAAATGATGTACACACATTACATTGGAATGAAATGTTACAACACTAAACATAAATCATAACACTATAAATAGTCAGAAATCGAAAAGTAGTACAATGCATTCCCTTGTCAAAGTGATGTTAGGCTAAATCATCAGAATTCAGGCTAAGGAAAAACTGCTCAACAGGGGATTAGTCAGAAGTGGGGAACAAATATGCATGTGTAACCACTATCACTGTCTTAGAACTGTATGAGTCACAACTAAAAATACATcacattgcagttacatttgcTGAATTAACAGCAGCTTATTTCCAGACCAACACACCTAATTAAAGTTTCTGGTGTGATAAGCAGTTTCAAGAAATTAAACATTTGGGTGCACAAATTGATTAGTAAAGCTAGACATCTTAAATAAAACAGACACGAAACTGCagatctcccccccccccccccagataaattaaataaataaatactaaatactGCTGTAACTTATAAAAGGTAGTGCAATGTTGTATGCTACAAATATTGGTCTCACAACTAGCTACAGGTTGGCCTTTTGAATTCCAACAGCACGTGATGTTCACTAAATCCAGCTGCTAAGAATAACATCCCTTTATTCTAATCCCCTCACCCATGCTGTTAGACAGACCTGTAGGATAAATGCAACCTACATAATAACATCAGTGGCaggtaaacacatttttgaacTCAGTTAAAGCTGACACCAAGAAAAGTGGCCAACAATATTGTAGTGTTAACT encodes:
- the xylt2 gene encoding xylosyltransferase 2, whose amino-acid sequence is MVASARVQKLLRRYKLAIAAALTILLIQGLVVWSLKSLEEGEAEKKTRRSKLPDNSSQDQKRDGTIFEKHNPLSGSNKGRWKGRLERTGGTATSALRKGTSRRQGKPGIRQKNPLEQGQTGTGLDGVAPHDPSSNLSAMRGGADGLMAARLPAAALPGEPGSLDGAQQSPSSDFEPKCDIIGKDAWSALHRAGSQQCRQEIANIVCLHQAGQLMPDALPQFCPQVGVSSAVQSAGELDNSLANVENPVRVVFVLMVHGRSVRQLKRLIKAIYHWDHYYYIHVDKRSGYMHREVLQIAQQYPNIRATPWRMVTIWGGASLLKAYLRSMQDLLSMLDWKWDFFINLSGTDFPTRTNDELVAFLSQHRDKNFLKSHGRENARFIKKQGLDRLFHECDNHMWRLGERSIPDGLEVSGGSDWFALTRRFVEYVINSQDELVSGLKQFYSYTLLPAESFFHTVLGNSHMCDSLVDNNLRVTNWNRKLGCKCQYKHIVDWCGCSPNDFKPQDLIRIQQLSRPTFFARKFESSVNQEAIDILDTHLYGQYAPGTVAIKAYWENQFERMDGVGSLSDVALTAHASLFRLGLKSLAASEGRIEACRFEPIGYPQSVHLYFYDDRFQGYLIRQEVQAVGSKVKESIETWVVPHTPLVLEKNLKVFERLKNIEIGTEWDPKERIFRNFGSIIGPMDEPLAVQKWARGPNLTATVVWIDPAQVVASSYDITVDVDAEYTQYKPPLQRPLRPGIWTVRVLKQWERVAQVQFLIMPLTFKDKQTLRKDKDSWLHAGPPGNLYLEQSLQQLSSILKLPPQEPAMLEAQRNAQLVGPPLETWVDRIVANFWVFGDSCATQTSSCAALVPCSKTTWSSLSPDPKSELGPVKSDGRIR